One window of the Pseudomonas sihuiensis genome contains the following:
- the nadE gene encoding ammonia-dependent NAD(+) synthetase: MSNRQAEIAAALDVVPPFADDAALSAEIERRKTFIKNTLKNSGLKVLVLGISGGVDSLTAGRLAQISVEELRAETGDTAYRFIAVRLPHNAQHDEHDAQDSLKFICADEQDTVNIADSVSGLGEQVTHLQKLSDARRDFVVGNIKARIRMVAQFAIANANNGLVIGTDHAAEAVMGFFTKFGDGACDLAPLSGLVKNQVRAIAKHLGAPQHLVMKTPTADLEELRPGKPDEEAHGVTYAEIDAFLHGEKVSDEAYATIVRTYDNTRHKRELPLVP, translated from the coding sequence ATGAGCAACCGCCAAGCCGAAATCGCCGCCGCCCTCGACGTGGTGCCGCCGTTCGCCGACGACGCTGCGCTGAGTGCAGAAATCGAGCGGCGCAAGACCTTCATCAAGAACACCCTGAAGAATTCCGGCCTCAAGGTGCTGGTCCTGGGCATCAGCGGCGGCGTCGACTCGCTGACCGCCGGGCGCCTGGCCCAAATTTCGGTCGAGGAGCTGCGTGCCGAAACAGGCGATACTGCGTACCGCTTCATCGCCGTGCGCCTGCCGCACAACGCTCAGCACGACGAGCATGACGCCCAGGATTCGCTGAAATTCATCTGCGCCGATGAACAAGACACAGTAAACATCGCCGACAGCGTCTCCGGCCTCGGCGAGCAGGTCACCCATTTACAGAAACTCAGCGACGCCCGCCGCGATTTCGTCGTCGGCAACATCAAGGCACGCATCCGCATGGTTGCCCAGTTCGCCATCGCCAACGCCAACAATGGCCTGGTGATCGGCACCGATCACGCCGCCGAGGCGGTGATGGGTTTTTTCACAAAGTTCGGTGACGGCGCCTGCGACCTCGCCCCGCTGTCCGGCCTGGTGAAGAATCAGGTACGTGCCATTGCCAAGCACCTGGGTGCTCCGCAGCACCTGGTGATGAAAACGCCGACCGCTGACCTGGAAGAGCTGCGCCCAGGCAAACCAGACGAGGAGGCGCATGGCGTCACCTACGCCGAAATCGACGCCTTCCTGCATGGCGAGAAAGTCAGTGACGAGGCCTATGCCACCATCGTTCGCACCTACGACAACACACGCCACAAACGCGAACTGCCACTGGTGCCCTGA
- the pncB gene encoding nicotinate phosphoribosyltransferase, translating into MSESIFADRTVQNLLDTDFYKLTMMQAVLHNYPNAEVEWEFRCRSSEDLTPYLAEIRYQIERLSELSLSVDQLAFLERIPFIKPDFIRFLSLFRFNLRYVHTSIEDGQLSIRLRGPWLHVILFEVPLLAIVSEVRNRYRYREVLLEQAAERLYEKLDWLKAEASPSELAGFQLADFGTRRRFSYRVQEQAVHILKRDFPGRFVGTSNVHLAREFDLKPIGTMAHEWLMAHQQLGPRLIDSQIAALDCWVREYRGLLGIALTDCITMDAFLADFDLYFAKLFDGLRHDSGDPLVWAEKAIAHYEKLGIDPMSKTLVFSDGLDLPKSLRLYRALSGRIHVSFGVGTNLTCDIPGVEPMNIVIKMIACNGQPVAKISDTPGKTQCRDENFVHYLKHVFRVTH; encoded by the coding sequence ATGAGCGAGAGCATCTTCGCCGACCGCACCGTACAGAATCTGCTGGACACCGATTTCTACAAGCTGACCATGATGCAGGCGGTGCTGCACAACTACCCCAATGCCGAGGTGGAATGGGAATTCCGCTGCCGCAGCAGCGAGGATCTGACGCCCTACCTGGCCGAGATCCGCTATCAGATCGAACGCCTCAGTGAGCTGAGCCTGAGCGTCGACCAGTTGGCCTTCCTCGAACGCATCCCGTTCATCAAACCGGACTTCATTCGCTTTCTAAGCCTGTTCCGCTTCAACCTGCGCTACGTGCACACCAGCATCGAAGACGGCCAGTTGAGCATCCGTCTGCGCGGCCCCTGGTTGCACGTGATCCTCTTCGAGGTGCCGCTGCTGGCCATCGTCAGCGAGGTACGCAACCGCTATCGCTACCGTGAAGTGCTGCTGGAGCAGGCTGCCGAGCGCCTGTACGAGAAGCTCGATTGGCTCAAGGCCGAAGCCTCGCCGAGCGAACTGGCCGGCTTCCAGCTGGCTGATTTCGGCACCCGCAGGCGCTTCTCCTACCGCGTGCAGGAGCAGGCGGTACACATCCTCAAGCGCGATTTCCCCGGTCGCTTCGTCGGCACCAGCAATGTGCACCTGGCCCGCGAGTTCGACCTCAAGCCCATTGGCACCATGGCCCACGAATGGCTGATGGCGCACCAGCAGCTCGGCCCACGCCTGATCGACAGCCAGATTGCCGCGCTCGACTGCTGGGTGCGCGAATACCGCGGTTTGCTAGGCATCGCCCTGACCGACTGCATCACCATGGATGCCTTCCTCGCCGATTTCGACCTGTACTTCGCCAAGCTCTTCGACGGCCTGCGCCATGACTCCGGCGACCCACTGGTGTGGGCGGAAAAAGCCATCGCCCACTACGAGAAACTCGGCATCGATCCGATGAGCAAGACCCTGGTGTTCTCCGACGGGCTCGACCTGCCCAAGTCGCTGCGGCTCTACCGTGCACTTTCCGGGCGAATCCACGTAAGCTTCGGGGTCGGAACCAACCTGACCTGCGACATCCCCGGCGTCGAGCCGATGAACATCGTGATCAAGATGATCGCCTGCAACGGTCAACCGGTAGCGAAGATTTCCGATACGCCCGGCAAGACCCAATGCCGCGACGAGAACTTCGTCCATTACCTGAAACACGTCTTTCGCGTGACCCACTGA
- a CDS encoding nicotinamidase, with amino-acid sequence MKIASFDVDAQKGFTPLCPSELPVPEGDAIVPALNQLAARAQLRIGSKDAHSPQAAWVVDTHDEMLRPLPLANADLTWVSHCVPGTPGFELLDGLPAPLDYDYFVWKGVEPDLHPYGACYHDLAEKRSTGVIEFLRQNGVDLVLMGGLALDYCVKTTALQLRRAGFEVIVYLPACRAIASETAETACLAMREQGITLAASLEQLDGTLAKENLR; translated from the coding sequence ATGAAGATCGCCAGCTTCGACGTCGACGCCCAGAAAGGCTTCACCCCGCTATGCCCCAGCGAGCTCCCCGTACCCGAGGGCGATGCCATCGTCCCGGCGCTGAACCAACTGGCCGCACGCGCCCAGCTGCGCATCGGCAGCAAGGATGCCCATAGCCCGCAGGCGGCCTGGGTCGTCGACACACACGATGAGATGCTGCGCCCCCTGCCGCTGGCCAATGCCGACCTGACCTGGGTCAGCCACTGCGTACCTGGTACACCCGGCTTCGAATTGCTCGATGGCCTGCCAGCGCCGCTGGATTACGACTACTTCGTGTGGAAAGGTGTTGAGCCGGACCTGCACCCTTACGGCGCCTGCTATCACGACCTGGCCGAGAAGCGCAGCACGGGCGTGATCGAATTTCTTCGGCAAAATGGCGTCGACCTTGTACTGATGGGCGGCCTGGCCCTGGACTACTGCGTCAAGACCACCGCCCTGCAACTGCGTCGCGCCGGCTTCGAAGTGATCGTGTATCTGCCGGCCTGCCGAGCCATCGCCAGCGAAACGGCTGAAACCGCCTGCCTCGCCATGCGCGAACAGGGCATCACACTGGCTGCCAGCCTGGAACAGCTGGATGGCACCCTCGCCAAGGAGAACCTGCGATGA
- a CDS encoding NUDIX domain-containing protein, which translates to MSAVEVLAGVDIVALRLSEEGVLQVLLLRRQREPYAGQWALPGVLVNGRCADASLDAAAARALADKARLQPQYLEQVATVGNGLRDPRGWSLSTCYLALLAPDAEPQDESLRFVDLSRVTAGQQALPFDHTQLVRLAAERLRGKSVYSSLPLYLLAPRFTVTEALTAFQACLGEPVQHTTLRGRLERMKAQGWISDTGEKNYPKMGRPQNLLEHRPQESEAFIFDRSLLA; encoded by the coding sequence ATGAGTGCAGTGGAAGTGCTGGCCGGGGTGGATATCGTTGCCCTGCGCCTGAGCGAGGAGGGGGTGTTGCAGGTGCTGCTGCTGCGTCGCCAGCGCGAACCCTACGCCGGGCAATGGGCGCTACCGGGCGTGCTGGTCAACGGTCGTTGCGCCGATGCCAGCCTGGACGCCGCCGCAGCCCGTGCGCTGGCGGACAAGGCACGCCTGCAACCGCAGTATCTGGAGCAGGTGGCGACGGTGGGTAATGGTCTGCGAGATCCACGTGGCTGGTCGCTGAGCACCTGCTATCTGGCGCTGCTGGCACCCGACGCCGAGCCGCAGGATGAAAGTTTGCGCTTCGTCGATCTGTCGCGCGTCACTGCAGGGCAGCAGGCGTTGCCATTCGACCATACGCAACTGGTGCGCCTGGCAGCCGAGCGGCTGCGCGGCAAGTCGGTGTACAGCTCGCTGCCGCTGTACCTGCTGGCGCCGCGATTTACCGTGACCGAAGCGCTGACGGCGTTCCAGGCTTGTCTGGGCGAGCCGGTGCAGCACACCACCTTGCGCGGGAGGCTGGAACGGATGAAGGCGCAGGGTTGGATCAGTGATACCGGCGAGAAGAATTATCCGAAGATGGGGCGGCCACAGAACCTGCTGGAGCATCGTCCGCAAGAGTCTGAGGCCTTTATCTTCGACCGCAGCCTGCTGGCTTAG
- a CDS encoding penicillin acylase family protein, with protein sequence MRALARLTLAASLISLAGCQSLLNSRYADSVPPTRGVERIQGVAESASVRRNALGMPLIESSNFHDALFTLGYVHAGDRLSQMVGMRLLAQGRLAEMAGPGVLEMDRFMRAVNLKKNAEILYADASPRLKRFFEVYSRGVNAYMFRYRDRMPMDLAESGYRPEYWKPEDSVLLFCLLNFGLAVNLQEEIAALTMAQQVGADKLPWLLPIYPDEPLPFAEAEKLAGLDLKGQLPGLQAISRTTAQIAEQHMLGVAASNNWAIAPQRSRGGKSLLANDTHLPLSMPSLWSFVQIRSPKYQAAGVSLAGVPAVVAGYNGKLAWGMTMVMGDNQDIYLERIKREGSRLMYQADGKWLPVMERQETFFIKGQRPIRETLYETRNGPLLNSVLGERKHMLQPLALQSGYGLALKTTQFERDQSLDAFFDLSRAQSVDQAFEATREIRAMPLNIVFADAQHIGWQVTGRYPNRREGRGLLPSPGWDERYAWDGFADPMLHPYDQDPPQGWLGTANERSVPPGYGMQLSSSWYYPERAERIAELAGNGRHDGRSMIAMQYDQTSPFVAKLQAMFNDPAMHDSLRQAIAALPAGQRARADEALKRLLAFDGKLAASSADAAIYGAFLHESARQIFLDELGPDNSPAWKALVQTANTSYSAQADHLLGRADSPFWNDIRTPEQEDKPTILARSLAASIELLENRLGAERRNWQWGKLHTYEWVTDTTRMAPYMSASQRTSINALKGYLDRGPYPAGGDHSTLNVSAYAWGQDFNTFLIPAMRIVVDFAADEPLVGVNSSGQSGNPASPHYADGIESWLKGGYMSFPFKAQNLDKVYGNQRLLLMPAK encoded by the coding sequence ATGCGCGCGCTGGCCCGCCTGACTCTTGCCGCCTCACTGATTAGCCTCGCCGGCTGCCAGTCCCTGCTCAACAGCCGTTATGCCGACAGCGTGCCGCCTACCCGTGGCGTTGAGCGCATCCAGGGCGTGGCCGAGAGTGCGTCGGTGCGGCGTAACGCACTCGGCATGCCGCTGATCGAATCGAGCAATTTTCACGACGCGCTGTTTACCCTGGGCTACGTGCATGCCGGTGACCGTCTCAGCCAGATGGTCGGCATGCGCCTGCTGGCTCAAGGCCGCCTGGCCGAGATGGCGGGGCCCGGCGTGCTGGAAATGGACCGCTTCATGCGCGCGGTCAACCTGAAAAAGAATGCAGAAATTCTCTACGCCGACGCCTCGCCACGCCTGAAGCGCTTCTTCGAGGTCTATTCGCGTGGCGTCAACGCCTATATGTTCCGCTACCGCGATCGTATGCCGATGGATCTGGCCGAGTCCGGCTACCGTCCCGAGTACTGGAAGCCCGAGGACTCGGTGCTGTTGTTCTGTCTGCTCAACTTCGGCCTGGCGGTGAACCTGCAGGAGGAGATCGCCGCGCTGACCATGGCCCAGCAGGTGGGTGCCGACAAGCTGCCCTGGCTGCTGCCGATCTACCCGGACGAACCGCTGCCCTTCGCCGAGGCGGAAAAACTCGCCGGCCTCGACCTCAAGGGGCAGTTGCCGGGCCTGCAGGCGATTTCCCGCACAACCGCGCAAATCGCCGAACAACACATGCTCGGCGTCGCCGCCTCGAACAACTGGGCCATCGCCCCGCAACGCAGCCGTGGCGGCAAGAGCCTGCTGGCCAATGACACGCACCTGCCACTGAGCATGCCCTCGCTGTGGAGCTTCGTGCAGATCCGCTCGCCCAAGTATCAGGCCGCTGGCGTCTCCCTGGCCGGCGTACCGGCGGTGGTGGCCGGCTACAACGGCAAGCTGGCCTGGGGCATGACCATGGTCATGGGCGACAATCAGGACATCTACCTGGAGCGCATAAAACGCGAAGGCAGCCGCCTGATGTACCAGGCCGACGGCAAGTGGCTACCGGTGATGGAGCGCCAGGAAACCTTCTTCATCAAGGGCCAGCGCCCGATTCGCGAAACCCTCTATGAAACCCGCAACGGCCCGCTGCTCAACTCGGTACTGGGCGAACGCAAACATATGCTGCAGCCCCTGGCGCTGCAGAGCGGTTACGGCCTGGCGCTGAAAACCACCCAGTTCGAGCGTGACCAGAGCCTCGACGCCTTCTTCGACCTGTCGCGAGCACAATCGGTGGACCAGGCTTTCGAGGCGACGCGGGAGATCCGCGCCATGCCGCTGAACATCGTCTTCGCCGACGCCCAGCACATCGGCTGGCAGGTCACCGGGCGCTATCCGAATCGCCGCGAAGGTCGTGGCCTGCTGCCCTCCCCTGGCTGGGACGAGCGCTACGCCTGGGACGGCTTCGCCGACCCGATGCTGCACCCTTACGATCAGGACCCGCCGCAAGGCTGGCTGGGCACCGCCAACGAACGCAGCGTGCCGCCCGGTTACGGCATGCAGCTGTCCAGCTCCTGGTACTACCCGGAACGCGCCGAACGCATCGCCGAGCTGGCCGGCAATGGCCGTCACGATGGCCGCAGCATGATCGCCATGCAGTACGACCAGACCTCGCCCTTCGTCGCCAAACTGCAGGCCATGTTCAATGACCCTGCCATGCACGACTCGCTGCGCCAGGCCATCGCTGCCCTGCCGGCTGGCCAGCGCGCACGTGCCGATGAAGCGCTGAAGCGCCTGCTGGCGTTCGACGGCAAGCTTGCCGCCAGTTCGGCCGATGCCGCCATCTACGGCGCCTTCCTGCATGAAAGCGCACGGCAGATCTTCCTCGACGAGCTGGGCCCGGACAACAGTCCAGCCTGGAAGGCACTGGTGCAAACCGCCAACACCTCCTATTCGGCGCAGGCCGATCATCTGCTTGGGCGTGCCGACAGCCCGTTCTGGAACGACATCCGCACGCCAGAGCAGGAAGACAAGCCGACCATCCTCGCGCGCAGCCTGGCCGCCAGCATCGAGCTGTTGGAAAATCGATTGGGCGCCGAGCGTCGCAACTGGCAATGGGGCAAGCTGCACACCTATGAGTGGGTAACGGACACCACGCGCATGGCGCCTTACATGAGCGCCAGCCAGCGCACCAGCATCAACGCCCTGAAAGGTTACCTGGATCGCGGCCCCTATCCGGCCGGAGGCGACCACAGCACGCTGAACGTCTCCGCCTACGCCTGGGGCCAGGATTTCAACACCTTCTTGATCCCGGCCATGCGCATCGTGGTGGATTTCGCCGCGGACGAACCCTTGGTCGGCGTCAACAGCTCGGGCCAGTCCGGCAACCCGGCCAGCCCACACTATGCCGACGGCATCGAGTCATGGCTCAAGGGCGGCTACATGAGCTTCCCGTTCAAGGCACAGAACCTGGACAAGGTCTACGGCAACCAACGCCTGTTGCTGATGCCGGCCAAGTAA
- a CDS encoding DUF2489 domain-containing protein, translating to MSALNLTLLLSGLLLIAALAAYAWHLWLRVWANQRARDEAQQERQQRIGGDLNILASSLLDEQLPLIEGAIRIKVLLDNYDSALSNDSRCQVFHLLFEATAEVPTHAGWKALDKAERRRFEKRFNELELQHKAAARIAARWLLDEGLKGSRANA from the coding sequence ATGAGTGCCTTGAACCTCACCCTGCTGCTGAGCGGCCTGCTGCTGATCGCAGCGCTGGCCGCTTATGCCTGGCATCTGTGGCTCCGCGTCTGGGCGAACCAGCGCGCCCGTGACGAAGCGCAGCAAGAACGCCAGCAACGCATCGGCGGTGATCTGAACATCCTCGCCAGCAGTCTTCTCGACGAGCAGTTGCCACTGATCGAAGGCGCCATCCGCATCAAGGTGCTGCTTGACAACTATGACAGCGCCCTGAGCAATGACAGCCGCTGCCAGGTGTTCCATCTGCTCTTCGAAGCCACCGCCGAGGTGCCCACGCATGCGGGCTGGAAAGCGCTGGACAAGGCTGAACGGCGGCGCTTCGAAAAACGCTTCAACGAGCTGGAACTGCAGCACAAGGCCGCTGCCCGCATCGCTGCACGCTGGTTACTGGACGAAGGACTGAAAGGGTCTCGAGCAAACGCCTGA
- a CDS encoding SEC-C metal-binding domain-containing protein — protein MSNQPHVHGPDCNHDHDHHDHGHVHGPHCNHGHQEPVRNALKDVGRNDPCPCGSEKKYKKCHGA, from the coding sequence ATGAGCAACCAACCCCACGTCCACGGCCCTGACTGCAACCATGACCACGATCATCACGATCACGGCCATGTGCACGGCCCGCACTGCAACCATGGCCATCAGGAGCCGGTGCGCAACGCGCTGAAGGATGTCGGCCGTAACGATCCTTGCCCATGCGGCAGCGAGAAGAAGTACAAGAAGTGCCACGGCGCCTGA